The genome window AATCTTCCACGGTCCGGGTGGTGGCTGATCTCGAAGGCTATCCCATTTTTGACGTTTACGCGCAACAGCCCGGAATTCGAATTGAACTCAAGCCGCGCCACGACCCTGCGGCCATGACACGCAATCCCTTCAAGTTTGATCCGGCGGCCCAACACAAAGAAATGAAGCGCCCCTTCGCGCCTCCACAGCAGGCGGTGGCTGGGGGCGCCGGTCCGCCACCGGCCGCGCAGGCGAACGACTTTTCAAGGCTGGCGCTCATCGGTTTGATTGAAAGGGACGGCGCCGGAACGCAGGCGGTCATCTCGGACCATTCCGGCGTCTATCTGGTTTCCAGGGGAGACATGTTCGAGAATACTTTCACTGTGGTTGCGATTTCGAGCAACGCCGTGGAACTGCAGGACACCAGGACCCTCGAGACCGGATGGATCGCGTATTCTCACTAACGCTTCCGGCTGCAAGATCTGATCTGCGGCATCCCACGGCCGGGAGGCCTTGACGCGACCCCGCGGCCGCGATGATTTTTCGCGAAAGTAACGGCGACTTCGGTCTCTGAAGCCCGCTCTAGCGGCCTGCTGTTTTCTGGCGGACCAGAAGGCCCGACCTCCTAAAATATGCAGCCCGTCGTAAGTCCCGTTAGGCGCACTCCACTAGTGCCGGAAGTATCCCGGCTCATTCCCCAGCTTCCATTTAATATTGCAACCAATGCTCGGCTTCTGGTTATCGGAAACCTTCCGTCCGCCGAGAACGGCATCCATCGCGGCCCTCAGGTCGGCCCCAGTGACTGGCCGGCCGTTTGACGGACGGCTGTCGTCCATCTGGCCCCGGTAGACCAGCCTGCCGTCCCGGTCAAAGAGATAGAAATCCGGCGTACAGGCGGCGCCGTAACTCTTCGCGACCTGCTGCGCCTCGTCGTAAAGATACGGAAACGGGAAGTCCATCGTGCTGCTCAACTGGGCCATTTTCTCCGGCGAGTCGTCAGGATAGGCGCTGACGTCGTTGGAGCTGATGCCGACAATTCCAACCTCGCGCCCTTGATACTCGCGGGCAAGTTCGACGAATTGCGGAAGCACGTGCTTCACAAACGGGCAGTGGTTGCACAGAAATACAACAAGTAGTGCAGGCGCGTCTTTGTAGTCTTCCAGGGACACGGCCTTGCCTTCCGTGTCAGGAAGGCTGAAGGGCGGCGCCACGGTGCCCAATGGAAGCATCGTAGAGAGCGTATTAACCATCGTTTCCTCCTTAATTGCAGGATAACAGTCTCGCCGAAGATTGTCCTGTTGATCGGCGCGAGTCTTGACTCCGCAGGCCAGCGCGTGACCTGACCCGCCGGACATTTGTTTACCATACGCGGGATCCCAGTAGCACAGCCACTCCTGGCTGTGCCGAACGCGACAAGAACACCGGCAGGAGTGCCGGTGCCACGCGAGTGCCGGTGCTACGCGAGGTGCTGCGCGCTGTACTCGCCGTTGTAGAACGTTATCGCGGACGCCAGGAAGCGGACCACCCTGGGTTCAAGTTTCTCCGAATTATGCCGAAAGGCTAAGTATCGGAAATCTCTGGCGGCGTTGAGATTGAAGGTCTTGCCCGATGCCGAATCGCTAAGCATGGATGGAACAGATCAGGGACGGGTGATTTCAGGTTTCAGCGGAGAAGATTGGCCATGAGGGAGGGAACGCCGCATTACAAGAGGTCCAGCAAAGGCTCGAGCGCCGGCGCCAACTCAAAAGGCCCTGGACCGGAAGGCGCGGACGACGTTCGGGCTGACCTCTACCGCTCCGAAGGACTGCGAACGCTGGGTCTGCTGGCCGGCGGCATCGCCCACGACTTCAACAATGCACTGGAAGTGATCATGGGTTTCGCCTCGCTGGCGCGACTCCGCCTGTCGCCAGGGGACCCGTTGCACGAGCCCCTCAGGATTATCGAGGAATCGGCCAAAGGCGCCGCGGGCCTGGCCAGGAGCCTCCTCGATGTGTCGAAAGAAAAGCCGGACGACGAAGGGCCTGTCGAGGCGCGCGAACTTGTCGGAAACGTCCTCAGCATCATTACCCACACCTTCGACCGGAAGATTCGGATCGAACATCGAATGGGCCCCCGGCTGCCTCGTATCAGAGGAAATCAAGGCCGCCTGCAACAGGCAATCCTGAATCTCTGTCTCAACGCCCGCGACGCCATGCAGCAGGGCGGCACGCTCTTGATTGAAGCGGACCTGCAAACCCTCAAACCCGGTGACGCAAGGCTGCCGGAATCGAGCGCGCCGGGCGATTACGTTCGCATCGCGGTCCGCGACACCGGGGAAGGAATACCGCGGGAGCTTGTGAAAGAGATCTTTGTCCCGTTGTTCACCACCAAGCGAGAGGGCAGCGGCCACGGACTGGGCCTGGCCATGGTGGAAAAAATGGTGAAGGAGGCGCAAGGGTTCATTTCCGTGTTCAGCAAGCCGGGGCAAGGGAGCGAATTTTCCCTTTATTTTCCGGCGGTTTTCGGCGGGCGCCGGCGGGCAATGGATTCGAGGCCCGGCCAGGCGGCTGCGGGCCGGGGCCGGGTGCTGGTGGTGGATGATGAGCCGCGCATTCTCGAGTTCCTGGAAAAAGGGCTGACGCGGCTGGGATACGAAGTGTTGACCGCCGAAAGCGGCCGCAGCGCGTGCGAAATTTATTCCCGGAAAAGCGGCGACATCAACTGTGTTCTGCTCGACCTGATCATGCCTGGGCTGAGTGGCCTGGAAACCTATGCGCGGCTGAAGGACATCAATCCCGGCGTGCGGGTCATTCTCTCCTCCGGATACAGTTCCGGGCGAATCAGGCGTGAGGCGTCGGAAGCCGGCAGTCCGGAGTTCATGGAAAAGCCCTTCACGCTGGAAGAGCTGTCCCAGGCGCTCCAGAAAGTCCAGCGAAATTGAGCGCTGCCAGGGCCAGAGCGCAACGATGATGGCCGAAGTGGACAATCAGGAAGAATCGGCACAGGGGACGTCACGCATTCTGGTGGCGGATGATGACCCCTTGTCGCTGCGGGTCCTGCAAAAAGCCCTTGAGAAATGGGGGCACGAGGTCGCGGTGGCACGAGACGGCACCGAGGCCTGGCAAATTCTGACCCGGCCCGAGGCCCCTCGAATGGCCATCCTGGATTGGATGATGCCCGGCATGGACGGACCCACGATTTGCCAGCGGGCCCGGGCGGCGCCGGCCATCACTGCTCCTTATCTCATCCTGCTGACGGCGCGGAATGATTACGGCGATATCGTCAGCGGGCTCGAAGCCGGAGCCAATGATTATGTGGTCAAGCCCTTCAACCAGGCCGAATTGCGCGCGCGGATTCGAGTGGGGCTTCGCGTCCTGGAACTGCAAAGCAAACTTGCGGAGCGAGTGCAGGACCTGGAAGCGGCCCTGAAGCAGGTGAAGCAATTGCGGGGACTTTTGCCGATCTGCATGTATTGCAAAAAGATCAGGAATGACGGGGACTACTGGCAGCAGGTGGAAACCTACATCAGCGACCACTCGGAAGCAGAGTTCAGCCATGGGATCTGCCCCGGATGCTATGAGAAGCTCATGAAGTCCCAGCTTGAGTGAGAAGGACCCGGAAGGAAGTCTGCATGGCTCACATCGAGAGATTTGCCCGCCCGCGACAGCGCGTGGCGCGCCGCCGGCTGCTGGCCGTTGCGGCGACGACAGCCATGTTCCTGTCTGCCGCGCCTTTGTGCCGGGCGGGTTTCACGGGGCCACACCGGCCTCACGTGCAGGAGCACGCCGCCGGCGCACGGGCCGTGCAACGCTCAAGCGAACTGGAAGGAACGCGCAGGGGCCTTTCCCGGCTGGTCCTCGCGAGCGGCTTTCCCGACGTCAGCAAAATCAGCCAGTGGGAAGCGCGCGAGTGGAACTGGCTCCTTGTGTGGGCGGCGGTCCTGACGCTGCTTTCCTTTCTGTGGACCGAAATTCTTCGGCAGCGCATCCGGCGCCAGAACATCCTGCTGCAGGAATGGGCGCGCCGGGAGATCGCGCTCAAAAATCGGTATGAGGAATTGTTTGAGAACGCCAACGACATCATCTACACCACGGACCTGGAAGGAAACTTCACTTCCATCAACCGGGAAGCCGAAAGGGTGACGGGATACAACCGGCAGGTGATTGTTGGCGCCAACGTGTCCCAGTACATCGCCGAAGAGTATTTTGACGTTGTTCGACTGATGCTCAAAGAGAACCTGCGGGAAAAGGCATCCACGACTTACTCGATGGAAATAGCCGCGCGGAACGGCCGCCGGATCCCGCTGGAGATCAGCAGCCGTCTGATCTACGAAAACGGCAAACCCGCCGGCATCCAGGGAATTGCCCGGGACGTTTCAGAACGCAAGCGAGTGGAACTCGAGCGCCGCAAGGCCCAGGAGGCGGCCGAGGCGGCCAATCGCGCCAAGAGCGAATTTCTGGCCAACATGAGCCACGAAATCAGGACTCCCTTGAACGGCGTGCTGGGCATGACCGATCTTGCCCTGAACACCAGGCTGAACGAAGAGCAGCGGGAATATCTGACGCTGGTGAAGAGCTCCGGAGAAGCGCTCCTGACCGTCATCAATGACATCCTGGATTTCTCAAAGATTGAAGCCGGACGCCTGGATGTTAACCCCATCGACTTTGAGTTGCGGGATTCCCTCGGGGAAACGTTGAGGACGCTCTCGCTGCGCGCCCACGAAAAGGGCCTGGAACTGGCCCTGCACGTCGCACGCGACGTACCCTATCGCGTGAACGCCGACCCCACGCGCCTGCGGCAGATCGTCGTGAACCTGGTGGGCAATGCCATCAAGTTCACCGACGTTGGAGAGGTGATTCTCCACGTCGCAAGAGAACCACAGACCGAAAACGAATTCTTGCTCCATTTCACCGTAACCGACACCGGCATCGGCATACCGCCCGAAAAGCAGGAGATGATTTTTGCTCCCTTTACCCAGGCCGATAGTTCCGCGACGCGGCGATATGGCGGCACCGGCCTGGGCCTTACCATATCCTTCCAGCTTGCCGGACTGATGGGAGGCCGGCTCTGGGTGGAAAGCACGGAAGGGAAAGGCAGCAGCTTCCACTTTACGGTCCGCTGCAGCCCTGCAACTTCGGAAGGGGAAACCGCCGCGCCATCCGCAGGCTCCAACCTGCTTGGACTGCCAGCTCTGGTGGTGGACGACAATGCCACCAACCGGCGCTTGCTCGAGGAACTGTTGTCCCATTGGGGAATGAAACCCGCCGTGGCGGACGGTGGATGGACGGGTCTCGAAACCATGAGGCAGGCCATGGCGGCAGGCCAACCCTTTCCCCTGATTCTGATTGACGCCCTGATGCCCGATATGGACGGGTTTACCCTCGCCGAACGAATCAAGGAGGACCCCGCGCTCTCCGGGGCCGCCATCATGATGCTGACTTCCGCAGCGCGACGGGGTGATGCCGCCCGGTGCCGCAAACTTGGAATCGCAGCTTATCTCCACAAGCCGGTCAGGGAACGGGACCTGCTGCGGGCCATTCTGCTGGCCCTTTCGCCCGGCCGGACCCGCGCCAGGGATGCGGAACTGATCACCGGGCATACCCTGCGCCAGGAAAAACGAACGTTACGGATCCTGCTGGCTGAAGATGACCTGGTAAATCGCCAATTGGCAGAGCACTTGCTTAGAAAATTCGGCCATCACGTCACCTCTGCATCCAATGGACGCAAAGCCGTGGAGGCGCTTCAAGCATCCGGACTCGACAGCTTCGATGCCGTCCTGATGGACGTCCAGATGCCGGAGATGGACGGCATCGAGGCAACGGCCGCCATTCGTGAACTGGAAAAAGGGAGGCCACGCCGACTGCCCGTCATTGCCATGACCGCCCATGCGATGAAGGGTGACCGCTCACGCTTTCTGGAATCAGGCATGGACGGATATATCGCCAAACCAGTCCAGGCCCGCGAACTGCTCACCGTGATCGAGCAGGCTGTGCCTCAAGCAGGAGAAGCTGCAACGGAGCGCCAGCCCCCGCCAGCGCCCCTCGAGATCATTGACTGGAAGCGCGGGCTTGCAGCCGCGGACGGTGATTCGGCGTTGCTCCACGAGCTGCTGAAGATGTTTGCGAACCAGGCGCCGTCCGCGCTGGACAGGCTGCGATGCGCCGTGGAGATGAAGGATGCTCCGGCGATCGAACGGGCAGCGCACACGCTGAAGGGGTCTGTGAGCAATTTTGGAGCTGATGCCGCCGTCCAGGCCGCCTTGAAGCTCGAGGTGATGGGGCGGCAGAAGGAGCTGGAGCGCGCCGAAGAGGCTTTCCGTTCCGTCGAGCAGGAAATCCGGCGAGTGCTGAGCGCCATCGAAATGTTTGAGACCGGAGTGGCTGGATGAAGGTCCTGGTCGCCGATGACGAGCCCGTCAATCGCCGCCTGCTCGAAATCCTCCTGAACAAGTGGGGATACGAAGTATCCGTGGCCGCCGACGGACAGGAAGCGTGGCGGCATTTACAAGGCGCCGCCAGCCCGCGAATCGCCATCCTTGACTGGATGATGCCTGAAATGGACGGCGTCGAAGTCTGCCGGAAAATCCGCGAAGACAAAAGCCGGCGCCCGGTGTACGTGCTTCTCCTGACGGCCAAGCAGGCAACCGAAGATGCAAACGGGCGCTATGAATCCGTTGCGGACGATTACCTTCCCAAGCCCTATGCCGCCCATGAACTAAAGGCCCGCCTGCGCGCCGGCAAGCGCATCCTGGAATTGGAAGACCAGTTGCGCGAGGCCGGCGAGGCCCTCCAGGTTGAGACCACCCGCGATACCCTGACCGGCCTTTGGAGCCGCTCATCGATCCTTGAGATCCTTCACCGCGAAATCCATCGCGGCGGCCGGCAAAATTCCTCCTTGACGCTCCTCATGATTGATATCGATGATCTCGGGCAAATCAATCATCACCACGGGCACCTCGCCGGCGATGCCGTGATGCGCGAGGCGGCCAGAAGAATACGCAATTCCATCCGGGTCTATGACTCGCTGGGCCGTTACAGCGGGGGACAGTTTGTCATTGTCTCTCCGGATTGCGACCGTTCCGGAGCCATGACCCAGGCCCAAAGGATCCAGTCAACGATCAGCGAGGAAGCCTTCAAGACGTTCAAAGGCGATTTCCCCGTCACGATCAGCACGGGCATCGCGGTTGGCTCGAGCACCCATCAGGCCGATGAACTCATATCCGCGGCAGAGGCCGCACTGGCCCAGGCCAGGAAGGCAGGACCCAACCGGATCGAACTCGCGCGCAAATAGCAGCCCGCTCGCTGCGCCGCCCTCGGGCGCCCCTCGGAACATCATCGTCATGGACTGAAACGTTTATGTAATCCATAAGCGGATTTGATTGGCCCGTGTT of Terriglobia bacterium contains these proteins:
- a CDS encoding thioredoxin family protein — encoded protein: MVNTLSTMLPLGTVAPPFSLPDTEGKAVSLEDYKDAPALLVVFLCNHCPFVKHVLPQFVELAREYQGREVGIVGISSNDVSAYPDDSPEKMAQLSSTMDFPFPYLYDEAQQVAKSYGAACTPDFYLFDRDGRLVYRGQMDDSRPSNGRPVTGADLRAAMDAVLGGRKVSDNQKPSIGCNIKWKLGNEPGYFRH
- a CDS encoding ATP-binding protein, with the translated sequence MREGTPHYKRSSKGSSAGANSKGPGPEGADDVRADLYRSEGLRTLGLLAGGIAHDFNNALEVIMGFASLARLRLSPGDPLHEPLRIIEESAKGAAGLARSLLDVSKEKPDDEGPVEARELVGNVLSIITHTFDRKIRIEHRMGPRLPRIRGNQGRLQQAILNLCLNARDAMQQGGTLLIEADLQTLKPGDARLPESSAPGDYVRIAVRDTGEGIPRELVKEIFVPLFTTKREGSGHGLGLAMVEKMVKEAQGFISVFSKPGQGSEFSLYFPAVFGGRRRAMDSRPGQAAAGRGRVLVVDDEPRILEFLEKGLTRLGYEVLTAESGRSACEIYSRKSGDINCVLLDLIMPGLSGLETYARLKDINPGVRVILSSGYSSGRIRREASEAGSPEFMEKPFTLEELSQALQKVQRN
- a CDS encoding response regulator transcription factor; this encodes MMAEVDNQEESAQGTSRILVADDDPLSLRVLQKALEKWGHEVAVARDGTEAWQILTRPEAPRMAILDWMMPGMDGPTICQRARAAPAITAPYLILLTARNDYGDIVSGLEAGANDYVVKPFNQAELRARIRVGLRVLELQSKLAERVQDLEAALKQVKQLRGLLPICMYCKKIRNDGDYWQQVETYISDHSEAEFSHGICPGCYEKLMKSQLE
- a CDS encoding response regulator; this translates as MAHIERFARPRQRVARRRLLAVAATTAMFLSAAPLCRAGFTGPHRPHVQEHAAGARAVQRSSELEGTRRGLSRLVLASGFPDVSKISQWEAREWNWLLVWAAVLTLLSFLWTEILRQRIRRQNILLQEWARREIALKNRYEELFENANDIIYTTDLEGNFTSINREAERVTGYNRQVIVGANVSQYIAEEYFDVVRLMLKENLREKASTTYSMEIAARNGRRIPLEISSRLIYENGKPAGIQGIARDVSERKRVELERRKAQEAAEAANRAKSEFLANMSHEIRTPLNGVLGMTDLALNTRLNEEQREYLTLVKSSGEALLTVINDILDFSKIEAGRLDVNPIDFELRDSLGETLRTLSLRAHEKGLELALHVARDVPYRVNADPTRLRQIVVNLVGNAIKFTDVGEVILHVAREPQTENEFLLHFTVTDTGIGIPPEKQEMIFAPFTQADSSATRRYGGTGLGLTISFQLAGLMGGRLWVESTEGKGSSFHFTVRCSPATSEGETAAPSAGSNLLGLPALVVDDNATNRRLLEELLSHWGMKPAVADGGWTGLETMRQAMAAGQPFPLILIDALMPDMDGFTLAERIKEDPALSGAAIMMLTSAARRGDAARCRKLGIAAYLHKPVRERDLLRAILLALSPGRTRARDAELITGHTLRQEKRTLRILLAEDDLVNRQLAEHLLRKFGHHVTSASNGRKAVEALQASGLDSFDAVLMDVQMPEMDGIEATAAIRELEKGRPRRLPVIAMTAHAMKGDRSRFLESGMDGYIAKPVQARELLTVIEQAVPQAGEAATERQPPPAPLEIIDWKRGLAAADGDSALLHELLKMFANQAPSALDRLRCAVEMKDAPAIERAAHTLKGSVSNFGADAAVQAALKLEVMGRQKELERAEEAFRSVEQEIRRVLSAIEMFETGVAG
- a CDS encoding diguanylate cyclase, whose amino-acid sequence is MKVLVADDEPVNRRLLEILLNKWGYEVSVAADGQEAWRHLQGAASPRIAILDWMMPEMDGVEVCRKIREDKSRRPVYVLLLTAKQATEDANGRYESVADDYLPKPYAAHELKARLRAGKRILELEDQLREAGEALQVETTRDTLTGLWSRSSILEILHREIHRGGRQNSSLTLLMIDIDDLGQINHHHGHLAGDAVMREAARRIRNSIRVYDSLGRYSGGQFVIVSPDCDRSGAMTQAQRIQSTISEEAFKTFKGDFPVTISTGIAVGSSTHQADELISAAEAALAQARKAGPNRIELARK